The Mycolicibacterium smegmatis genome has a window encoding:
- the ehuC gene encoding ectoine/hydroxyectoine ABC transporter permease subunit EhuC, translated as MNQLLQYQSLLWEGLWTTVLVTVFGILIAVVVAFVVGFMRLSRHRIVRAPAYVFVEFFRGTSILVQLAWVVYALPFLGVRFTDNLVAGIVVLGLNEGAYAAEIVRGAIASRPRGQTEAAVALGMKPAQRMRRILVPQSIPVMLPSFGNVAVDLLKATPLVYFIGVADFTANGLAIRTETQDTTTILLTLLVVYFILALILAAITRWLENRFGLEHRRRGLLRGSPRPVFRPMIGSTS; from the coding sequence ATGAACCAACTGCTCCAGTACCAGAGTCTGCTGTGGGAAGGGCTCTGGACAACGGTCCTGGTGACCGTGTTCGGCATCCTCATCGCCGTCGTGGTGGCCTTCGTCGTCGGGTTCATGCGACTCTCGCGACACCGGATCGTGCGGGCCCCGGCGTACGTGTTCGTCGAGTTCTTCCGCGGCACGTCGATCCTGGTCCAGCTGGCATGGGTGGTGTACGCGCTGCCGTTCCTGGGTGTGCGTTTCACCGACAACCTCGTCGCGGGCATCGTCGTCCTCGGCCTGAACGAGGGAGCCTACGCGGCCGAGATCGTCCGCGGCGCAATCGCATCCCGGCCACGCGGACAGACCGAGGCGGCCGTGGCGCTCGGCATGAAACCCGCGCAGCGGATGCGCCGCATCCTGGTGCCGCAGTCGATCCCGGTGATGCTGCCGTCTTTCGGCAACGTCGCGGTCGACCTGTTGAAGGCCACGCCGCTGGTGTACTTCATCGGCGTCGCCGACTTCACGGCCAACGGTCTGGCCATCCGCACCGAAACACAGGACACCACAACGATCCTGCTCACGCTGCTGGTCGTCTACTTCATCCTCGCGCTGATACTCGCCGCGATCACACGATGGCTCGAGAACCGGTTCGGCCTGGAGCACCGGCGCCGCGGCCTGCTGCGCGGCTCACCGCGGCCGGTGTTCCGCCCGATGATCGGCAGCACATCATGA
- a CDS encoding protein disulfide oxidoreductase, translating into MKMGFLRTGATARPGVLGTLSAVVATVVLATALVLAPSAVADDRLQFTGTTLSGASFDGSSLAGKPAVLWFWTPWCPFCNAEAPSVGQVAAANPEVTFVGVAARSDVAAMQGFVDKYNLNFTNLNDADGSIWARYNVPWQPAYVFYRADGSSTFVNNPTSAMSKQELSDRVAALNS; encoded by the coding sequence ATGAAGATGGGGTTCCTGCGGACGGGTGCAACGGCCAGGCCGGGCGTGCTCGGCACGTTGTCGGCGGTGGTCGCCACGGTGGTGCTGGCAACCGCGCTGGTGTTGGCGCCGTCGGCGGTCGCCGACGACCGACTGCAGTTCACGGGTACGACGCTCTCCGGTGCGTCGTTCGACGGTTCGAGCCTGGCCGGGAAACCGGCCGTGCTGTGGTTCTGGACGCCGTGGTGCCCGTTCTGCAACGCCGAGGCGCCTTCGGTCGGTCAGGTTGCCGCCGCCAACCCGGAGGTCACGTTCGTCGGTGTGGCGGCCCGCTCGGACGTCGCGGCGATGCAGGGATTCGTCGACAAGTACAACCTGAACTTCACCAACCTCAACGACGCCGACGGCTCCATCTGGGCGCGCTACAACGTGCCGTGGCAGCCGGCCTACGTGTTCTACCGCGCCGACGGATCGTCCACCTTCGTCAACAACCCCACGTCGGCCATGTCGAAGCAGGAGTTGTCGGACCGCGTCGCGGCGCTGAACAGCTGA
- the ehuA gene encoding ectoine/hydroxyectoine ABC transporter ATP-binding protein EhuA, translating to MITFENVSKSWGDNRVLRSLNFEVARGEKVSIIGPSGSGKTTILRILMTLETPDDGLVTIDGETLWDARDGKKCKETRALRATRSKVGMVFQQFNLFPHMTAFENIIEAPVHVLGMSKAEASTRARDLLEMVGLSEHADHKPHKLSGGQQQRVAIARAMAMRPSVLLFDEPTSALDPELIGDVLGVIRDLANDTDMTMLMVTHEMRFAEEISDRVVMFDSGTAIETGPPAQVLRNPTHERTQRFLHAVLDR from the coding sequence ATGATCACATTCGAGAACGTCAGCAAGAGCTGGGGCGACAACCGCGTCCTGCGCTCACTCAACTTCGAGGTCGCGCGCGGAGAGAAGGTCTCCATCATCGGACCTTCCGGGTCGGGCAAGACCACCATTCTGCGCATCCTCATGACACTGGAGACCCCAGACGATGGACTGGTGACGATCGACGGTGAAACACTGTGGGACGCCCGCGACGGCAAGAAGTGCAAGGAGACCAGGGCGCTACGCGCCACCCGGAGCAAGGTCGGCATGGTCTTCCAGCAGTTCAACCTGTTCCCGCACATGACCGCGTTCGAGAACATCATCGAGGCACCGGTGCACGTTCTCGGCATGTCGAAGGCCGAGGCCTCCACACGCGCCCGCGACCTGCTGGAGATGGTCGGGCTGAGCGAACACGCAGACCACAAGCCGCACAAGCTCTCCGGCGGACAGCAGCAAAGGGTCGCGATCGCGCGTGCCATGGCGATGCGCCCCTCGGTGCTGCTGTTCGACGAGCCGACGTCGGCACTGGACCCCGAACTGATCGGCGACGTGCTCGGCGTGATCCGCGACCTCGCCAACGACACCGACATGACGATGCTGATGGTGACCCACGAGATGCGCTTCGCCGAGGAGATCTCCGACCGGGTGGTGATGTTCGATTCGGGAACCGCGATCGAGACCGGCCCGCCCGCGCAGGTGCTGAGAAATCCGACGCACGAGCGCACCCAGCGTTTCCTGCATGCCGTGCTCGACCGCTGA
- the ehuD gene encoding ectoine/hydroxyectoine ABC transporter permease subunit EhuD, producing the protein MTTTYVAAQIWDNQFALEIFPKLLDAFWLTIRLTIVGMAIALVLGLFVAVIRYPRIPVVSQLFDFYVLFVRGTPLLVQIFAVYFILPEYGITLSNFTAGVLVLGINYSAYTAEVYRAGIEALPKGQWEAATALNLSRARTWSRIVLPQSIAMIIPVLGNYLIQMFKDTALLYAIGTLEVLTTARSIGQSTGQFLEPLTIAGLMYLIISYVSSLAIRQMERRYAPVH; encoded by the coding sequence ATGACAACCACCTACGTCGCGGCCCAGATCTGGGACAACCAGTTCGCGCTCGAGATCTTCCCCAAACTGCTCGACGCGTTCTGGCTCACCATCCGGCTCACCATCGTCGGCATGGCCATAGCGCTGGTCCTCGGCCTGTTCGTCGCGGTGATCCGCTATCCACGCATACCTGTGGTGTCGCAGCTGTTCGACTTCTACGTGCTGTTCGTCCGCGGCACACCGTTGTTGGTGCAGATCTTCGCGGTGTACTTCATCCTGCCCGAGTACGGGATCACGCTGTCCAACTTCACCGCGGGCGTGCTGGTCCTCGGCATCAACTACAGCGCCTACACCGCGGAGGTCTACCGCGCAGGCATCGAAGCGCTGCCGAAGGGCCAGTGGGAGGCAGCGACCGCGTTGAACCTGTCGCGCGCACGCACGTGGTCGAGAATCGTTCTTCCGCAATCGATCGCGATGATCATCCCGGTCCTGGGCAACTACCTGATCCAGATGTTCAAGGACACCGCGCTGCTGTACGCGATCGGCACACTGGAGGTGCTGACGACGGCCCGTTCCATCGGACAGAGCACGGGACAGTTCCTCGAGCCCCTCACGATCGCCGGCCTGATGTACCTGATCATCAGCTACGTCTCCTCGCTCGCGATCAGGCAGATGGAGCGGCGCTATGCACCAGTTCACTGA
- a CDS encoding cytochrome c biogenesis CcdA family protein has protein sequence MEQDLLGLAFGAGLVAALNPCGFALLPGYLALVVRGENAATGARALGRAALATVAMAAGFVAVFGTFTALTVATASTVQRYLPYVTVVIGLILVCLGIWLLAGRRLGVLMPNSLADNPRWAPTARMGSMLGYGVGYALASLSCTIGPFLAVTGAGLRSGTPLRGVGVFASYAAGFTLVVGVLAVATALARTVVIDRMRRILPYANRISGALLILVGAYVGYYGLYEVRLFSGSGDPYDPVIAAAGKIQGTLAGWVHQHGALPWAIGLLVLIGLGLLWRVRISARRSPARRAMADDAP, from the coding sequence GTGGAACAGGACCTCCTGGGGCTGGCCTTCGGGGCAGGTCTGGTCGCCGCGCTGAATCCCTGCGGATTCGCGCTGCTGCCCGGATATCTCGCACTCGTGGTGCGTGGTGAGAACGCCGCGACAGGAGCGCGGGCCCTTGGCCGCGCGGCCCTGGCCACAGTCGCGATGGCCGCCGGGTTCGTCGCGGTGTTCGGCACGTTCACCGCGCTGACCGTGGCCACCGCGAGCACCGTGCAGCGCTATCTGCCTTACGTCACGGTGGTCATCGGCCTGATCCTGGTGTGCCTCGGCATCTGGTTGCTCGCGGGCCGTCGTCTCGGTGTGCTGATGCCGAACTCGCTTGCGGACAACCCGCGTTGGGCACCGACCGCGCGCATGGGTTCGATGCTCGGGTACGGCGTCGGCTATGCGCTGGCGTCGTTGTCGTGCACGATCGGACCGTTCCTGGCGGTCACCGGGGCGGGGCTGCGATCGGGCACACCGCTGCGCGGCGTCGGGGTTTTCGCCTCCTACGCAGCGGGATTCACGCTCGTCGTCGGAGTGCTGGCGGTGGCGACCGCACTGGCCCGCACCGTCGTGATCGACCGCATGCGCCGGATCCTGCCGTACGCCAACAGGATCAGCGGAGCACTGCTGATCCTGGTAGGTGCGTATGTCGGTTACTACGGGCTCTACGAGGTCCGATTGTTCAGCGGCAGCGGCGATCCCTACGACCCGGTGATCGCGGCAGCGGGCAAGATCCAGGGCACCCTGGCCGGGTGGGTGCACCAGCACGGTGCGCTGCCGTGGGCGATCGGGCTGCTGGTGCTGATCGGTCTCGGCCTGCTCTGGCGTGTCAGGATTTCCGCGAGACGGTCACCCGCACGTCGGGCCATGGCGGACGACGCACCATAG
- a CDS encoding cyclopropane mycolic acid synthase family methyltransferase yields MALQPHFEDVQSHYDLSDEFFRLFLDPTQTYSCAYFERDDMTLEEAQLAKIDLSLGKLGLQPGMKLLDIGCGWGATLRRALSRYDVDVVGLTLSKNQQAHVERSFAETDTERSRRVLLQGWEQFDEPVDRIVSIGAFEHFGADRYDDFFRMAHTALPDDGVMLLHTIVKPSGDEMSQRGLPLTMRKLRFFKFIMDEIFPGGELPYVAQVSEHAQRAGFRVDRVQSLRPHYAKTLDIWAETLRGRKDEAIAVQSEEMYERYMKYLTGCADLFREGYTDVCQFTLVKA; encoded by the coding sequence GTGGCACTTCAACCGCACTTCGAGGACGTCCAGTCCCACTACGACCTGTCGGACGAGTTCTTCCGTCTGTTCCTCGACCCGACACAGACCTACAGCTGTGCCTACTTCGAGCGGGACGACATGACCCTCGAAGAGGCCCAGCTCGCCAAGATCGACCTGTCCTTGGGCAAACTCGGGCTGCAGCCCGGCATGAAACTGCTCGACATCGGCTGCGGATGGGGCGCGACGTTGCGGCGCGCACTGTCGCGCTACGACGTCGACGTCGTGGGGCTGACACTCAGCAAGAACCAGCAGGCCCACGTCGAGCGGTCGTTCGCCGAGACCGACACCGAGCGGTCCCGCCGCGTGCTGCTGCAGGGGTGGGAGCAGTTCGACGAACCCGTGGACCGGATCGTCTCGATCGGTGCCTTCGAACACTTCGGTGCCGACCGCTACGACGACTTCTTCCGGATGGCCCACACCGCTCTGCCCGACGACGGCGTGATGCTGCTGCACACCATCGTCAAGCCCAGCGGCGACGAGATGTCGCAGCGCGGGCTTCCCCTGACCATGCGCAAGCTGCGGTTCTTCAAGTTCATCATGGACGAGATCTTCCCGGGCGGGGAGTTGCCCTACGTCGCGCAGGTCTCCGAGCACGCGCAGCGCGCGGGGTTCCGGGTCGACCGCGTGCAGTCGCTGCGACCCCACTACGCGAAGACGCTCGACATCTGGGCCGAGACGCTGCGCGGCCGCAAGGACGAGGCCATCGCGGTGCAATCCGAAGAGATGTACGAGCGGTACATGAAGTACCTCACCGGTTGTGCGGACCTCTTCCGCGAGGGCTACACCGACGTCTGCCAGTTCACCCTCGTCAAGGCCTGA
- a CDS encoding TIGR03854 family LLM class F420-dependent oxidoreductase: MTSIEGKVRFGVGLGADTTPEDLPGIVDYLESSGADSVWFSELVYSPAVDPFIGMAYTLSRTTRLKAGTSVAILPGRHPVLVAKQVASLAALAPRRVLPAFGLHSALTAERDVFTVPRGRRGAVFDESLELLNAVLRGRDVSFDGEFFKVRSADVQPVPAKPVDIWLGGSGPVALARIGRLADGWLGSFLTPVEAGAARRTIEREAQAAGREIEPDHYGISLAVAAGDIPDDVYDMARRRRPEVDPAELIAADWPTLHRRIDAYVDAGLTKFVVRPVGSGDREAFLERFVGELLPRQN; the protein is encoded by the coding sequence ATGACATCGATCGAGGGGAAGGTGCGCTTCGGGGTCGGCCTCGGAGCGGACACCACGCCCGAGGACCTGCCCGGCATCGTCGACTACCTGGAGAGCAGCGGAGCCGACTCCGTCTGGTTCAGCGAGTTGGTCTACAGCCCGGCGGTCGACCCGTTCATCGGGATGGCGTACACGTTGTCCCGCACCACGCGACTCAAGGCAGGCACCTCGGTGGCGATCCTGCCGGGCCGTCACCCCGTCCTCGTGGCCAAGCAGGTGGCGTCGCTGGCCGCCCTCGCGCCCAGGCGGGTGTTGCCGGCGTTCGGCCTGCACTCGGCCCTGACCGCCGAGCGCGACGTGTTCACCGTGCCGCGGGGGCGGCGCGGGGCGGTGTTCGACGAATCCCTCGAACTGCTCAACGCGGTCCTGCGTGGGCGTGACGTGAGCTTCGACGGCGAGTTCTTCAAAGTGCGATCCGCCGACGTGCAACCGGTGCCCGCGAAGCCGGTCGACATCTGGCTGGGCGGGTCAGGACCCGTCGCGCTGGCACGGATCGGGCGTCTGGCCGACGGATGGCTGGGCAGCTTCCTCACACCTGTCGAGGCGGGCGCGGCACGTCGCACCATCGAGCGCGAGGCACAAGCGGCGGGCCGCGAGATCGAACCCGACCACTACGGCATCAGTCTCGCGGTGGCGGCCGGGGACATCCCCGACGACGTCTATGACATGGCGCGCCGGCGCCGACCCGAGGTCGACCCCGCCGAGTTGATCGCGGCCGACTGGCCCACGCTGCACCGCCGCATCGACGCCTACGTCGACGCGGGGCTCACCAAATTCGTCGTGCGGCCGGTGGGATCCGGTGACCGCGAGGCGTTTCTGGAGCGTTTCGTCGGGGAACTGTTGCCTCGGCAGAACTGA
- a CDS encoding glycosyltransferase family 39 protein — translation MAVLGGGDVSRPAPPFAAAAVLPIAALTALAHCAAALLGKGYWFDEVYMLAIGRFHLDWGAADQPPVTPALAALAGTVAPGSLVTLRAPAVLATGCAVVLAALIARELGGRRRAQAVTALAQATALFSTFAGHWLTPYTLEPAQWLLLIWLLVRWIRTRDDRLLVAAGAATGLAAMTKFQVLLLCAVLLLGIAWCGPRALLRRPLLWVGAAVALAMVSPTLVWQHVHGWPQLQMTTVVAGEAEYLYGGRAGVAVQLILFAGVLGVGLGVYGAWCLLRHAEFREYRFLPAVGVVLYVVFVATAGRPYYLGGLYAPFVAAGAVCLESVSPGTVRRWALRVGTVTAVAATVAILVLSVNITPPDVGDRIAKAAATAYRDLPEDERDRTVLLGESYITAAYLDGAAPRYGLPQAYGTNRSYGYFTPPPDTADEALYVGAEPDGMREHFVTVRNLATIDGDLKLFLLRERRHPWPQIWSEQRSLTVS, via the coding sequence ATGGCAGTTCTCGGGGGCGGCGACGTGTCACGACCGGCGCCACCGTTCGCTGCTGCCGCGGTCCTGCCGATAGCCGCGTTGACGGCGTTAGCTCATTGCGCCGCAGCGCTGTTGGGCAAGGGCTACTGGTTCGACGAGGTGTACATGCTGGCGATCGGCCGCTTCCACCTGGATTGGGGTGCGGCCGACCAGCCGCCCGTGACGCCCGCACTGGCCGCACTGGCCGGCACCGTGGCGCCGGGGTCGCTGGTCACCCTGCGGGCTCCCGCTGTGCTGGCCACCGGATGCGCCGTGGTGCTGGCGGCGCTCATCGCACGGGAGCTCGGTGGACGGCGCCGCGCCCAGGCCGTCACCGCGCTGGCGCAGGCCACGGCGCTGTTCTCGACGTTCGCCGGGCACTGGCTGACGCCCTACACGCTCGAACCCGCCCAGTGGCTGTTGCTCATCTGGCTTCTGGTGCGCTGGATTCGCACACGCGATGACCGCCTGCTGGTGGCGGCGGGAGCGGCCACCGGCCTGGCCGCGATGACGAAGTTTCAGGTGTTGCTTCTGTGTGCGGTGTTGCTGTTGGGCATCGCTTGGTGCGGACCGCGTGCGCTATTGAGGCGCCCGCTGTTGTGGGTCGGGGCCGCGGTCGCTCTTGCGATGGTGAGCCCGACGCTCGTGTGGCAGCACGTCCACGGATGGCCCCAGCTCCAGATGACCACGGTGGTCGCCGGTGAAGCCGAGTACCTGTACGGCGGCCGAGCCGGGGTCGCGGTCCAGCTGATCCTGTTCGCAGGTGTGCTCGGCGTGGGCCTGGGCGTGTACGGCGCATGGTGTCTGTTGCGCCACGCCGAATTCCGCGAGTATCGCTTCCTGCCGGCCGTCGGCGTCGTGCTCTACGTCGTGTTCGTCGCGACGGCCGGGCGGCCCTACTACCTGGGCGGGCTCTATGCGCCGTTTGTCGCCGCGGGTGCGGTTTGTCTCGAATCGGTGTCGCCTGGGACGGTCCGACGCTGGGCACTGCGGGTCGGAACGGTCACCGCTGTCGCGGCGACGGTTGCCATCTTGGTCCTGTCGGTGAACATCACCCCTCCTGACGTCGGGGACCGGATCGCGAAAGCCGCCGCCACGGCCTATCGCGACCTTCCCGAGGACGAGCGCGACCGCACGGTGCTTCTGGGCGAGTCGTACATCACGGCCGCGTACCTGGACGGCGCCGCGCCGCGATACGGTCTGCCGCAGGCGTACGGCACCAACCGCAGTTACGGGTACTTCACTCCCCCTCCCGACACGGCCGACGAGGCGTTGTACGTCGGCGCCGAACCCGACGGCATGCGCGAACATTTCGTGACGGTGCGCAACCTCGCCACGATCGACGGGGATCTCAAACTCTTCCTGTTGCGGGAGCGCAGGCACCCGTGGCCGCAGATCTGGTCCGAACAGCGGTCGCTGACGGTGTCGTAA
- a CDS encoding cytochrome P450 produces the protein MGIAPRVNGAAPPDVPLSEINLGSWDFWALDDDIRDGAFATLRREAPISFHPAFDTEEGFPQGAGHWALTRHDDVFYASRHPELFSSASGIVIGDQTPELAEYFGSMIAMDDPRHTRLRNIVRSAFTPRVLAVIEDSVRDRARRLVAGMVDRNPDGHAELVTELAGPLPLQIICDMMGIPESDHQQIFHWTNVILGFGDPDLTTDFDEFVTVAMDIGAYATALADQRRSAPADDLTTSLVQAEVDGERLTSAEVASFFILLVVAGNETTRNAISHGVLALTRYPEQRRLWWSRFDELAPTAVEEIVRWASPVSYMRRTVTRDTELAGTALPAGSKVTLWYGSANRDETKFDNPWMFDVQRHPNPHVGFGGGGAHFCLGANLARREITVLFSELHRHLPDIVATEEPDRLQSAFIHGIKRLPVAWR, from the coding sequence ATGGGTATCGCACCGCGGGTCAACGGGGCGGCTCCGCCCGATGTGCCGTTGTCGGAGATCAACCTCGGGTCGTGGGACTTCTGGGCACTCGACGACGACATCCGCGACGGCGCGTTCGCCACGCTGCGCCGTGAGGCCCCCATCTCGTTCCACCCGGCGTTCGACACCGAGGAGGGTTTTCCGCAGGGTGCGGGCCACTGGGCGCTCACACGCCACGACGACGTGTTCTACGCCAGCAGGCACCCCGAGTTGTTCAGTTCGGCGTCGGGGATCGTCATCGGTGATCAAACCCCGGAACTCGCAGAGTATTTCGGCTCGATGATCGCCATGGACGATCCGCGACACACGCGGCTGCGCAACATCGTCCGCAGCGCGTTCACCCCGCGGGTGCTCGCCGTCATCGAGGATTCGGTGCGTGACCGGGCCCGCAGGCTCGTGGCCGGCATGGTCGATCGCAATCCCGACGGCCACGCCGAACTGGTCACCGAACTTGCCGGACCGCTGCCGCTGCAGATCATCTGCGACATGATGGGCATCCCGGAGAGCGACCACCAACAGATCTTTCACTGGACCAACGTGATCCTTGGCTTCGGCGACCCCGATCTGACAACGGATTTCGACGAGTTCGTCACCGTCGCGATGGACATCGGCGCATATGCCACCGCGCTGGCCGACCAACGTCGCTCGGCGCCGGCCGACGACCTGACCACAAGCCTGGTGCAGGCCGAGGTCGACGGGGAACGGCTCACCTCGGCCGAGGTCGCGTCGTTCTTCATCCTGCTGGTCGTCGCGGGCAACGAGACCACCCGCAACGCGATCAGCCACGGCGTTCTCGCACTCACCCGCTACCCCGAACAACGCCGGTTGTGGTGGTCACGCTTCGACGAACTCGCCCCCACCGCGGTCGAGGAGATCGTGCGCTGGGCATCGCCGGTGAGCTACATGCGCCGCACCGTGACCCGCGATACCGAACTGGCCGGCACAGCGCTTCCGGCCGGGTCCAAGGTCACGCTGTGGTACGGCTCGGCGAACCGCGACGAGACGAAGTTCGACAACCCGTGGATGTTCGACGTGCAGCGCCATCCCAATCCGCACGTGGGATTCGGCGGCGGTGGCGCCCACTTCTGCCTGGGCGCCAACCTCGCGCGGCGCGAGATCACCGTGCTGTTCTCCGAACTGCACCGCCACCTGCCCGACATCGTCGCCACCGAGGAACCCGACCGTCTGCAATCGGCATTCATCCACGGCATCAAGCGCCTTCCGGTCGCGTGGCGCTGA
- a CDS encoding PucR family transcriptional regulator: MRKSSDAGQWSRSRWMELINSVTDHRDQLVDAFMAQVDDGRRFYDSKVETADLRESSRAAFTMLLRQLRGTPTSEEDLRITRELGVRRASQGVESEKLTAAIHRDFSVLWAAFRELAEDDDAAVLAEHAEDVWRVVDGFAGRIHAAYFDEVIAIAQERSLSVQSLLAKLVTDEYPSLTFIARAGQALSIRETDGIWVAAALASEGTPLQQFAERLRRRGRLAYTYAMGQCIVAVWVADVVGSELDGVPDGCTSDPEYADLKPVRCGVSPLHRGVSQLRSAAQIACEIALSMHPDHIGPATAADVWPLVAGAALHSRLPVLEESIRGPLRDCRPAELKVLMETISVFAGNGDVSATAAELFCHRNTVMKRIRRLKELTGLDMTVPKDSARVLVALAPELAAVSD; this comes from the coding sequence ATGCGCAAATCGTCCGATGCCGGCCAGTGGTCACGCAGCCGCTGGATGGAGTTGATCAACAGCGTGACCGACCACCGCGACCAACTGGTCGATGCGTTCATGGCGCAGGTCGATGACGGGCGGCGCTTCTATGACTCGAAGGTGGAGACCGCTGACCTCCGTGAGAGTTCGCGCGCCGCCTTCACGATGCTGCTCAGACAGCTTCGAGGCACACCCACCAGCGAGGAGGATCTCCGCATCACCCGTGAGCTCGGCGTGCGGCGCGCCTCGCAGGGCGTCGAGTCGGAGAAACTGACCGCCGCCATACACCGGGATTTCTCGGTGCTGTGGGCGGCTTTTCGCGAGTTGGCGGAGGATGACGACGCTGCCGTGTTGGCCGAACACGCCGAAGATGTGTGGCGTGTGGTCGACGGATTCGCCGGGCGTATCCACGCAGCTTACTTCGACGAGGTGATCGCCATCGCCCAGGAACGGTCACTGAGCGTGCAATCGCTGTTGGCGAAGTTGGTCACCGACGAGTACCCGTCGTTGACATTCATCGCACGGGCGGGGCAGGCGCTCTCGATCCGCGAGACCGACGGCATCTGGGTTGCTGCGGCTCTGGCGTCTGAGGGCACGCCCTTACAGCAGTTTGCCGAGCGACTCCGTCGGCGTGGCAGGCTGGCCTACACCTATGCGATGGGCCAGTGCATCGTGGCGGTGTGGGTGGCCGACGTCGTCGGTAGCGAGCTCGACGGTGTACCCGATGGATGCACTTCGGACCCGGAGTACGCGGATCTGAAACCGGTGCGATGCGGCGTTTCGCCGCTCCACCGGGGAGTCTCTCAGCTGAGGTCCGCGGCTCAGATCGCCTGCGAGATAGCCCTGTCCATGCATCCTGACCACATCGGTCCCGCAACTGCCGCGGATGTCTGGCCTCTGGTGGCGGGAGCCGCCTTGCACTCTCGTCTGCCCGTGCTGGAGGAATCGATTCGGGGTCCGCTACGCGACTGCCGACCCGCCGAGTTGAAAGTCTTGATGGAGACGATCAGTGTCTTCGCCGGGAATGGCGATGTGAGTGCGACTGCGGCCGAACTGTTCTGCCACCGGAACACGGTGATGAAACGAATCCGTCGGCTCAAGGAACTCACCGGGCTGGACATGACGGTACCGAAAGACTCGGCGCGTGTCCTGGTGGCGCTTGCGCCGGAATTGGCGGCAGTTTCCGACTAG
- the ehuB gene encoding ectoine/hydroxyectoine ABC transporter substrate-binding protein EhuB yields the protein MPHDLSRRQLLRGAGALAVGVPLAAALGACTFTEPGTGAPKGSVLDRGRRQGYLRVAVFNEPPYTKLEVDGTVTGAEPDVLRAVLQRLGIDDIRGARIEYDAMIPSLKSGQVDVIAAGLFMKQSRCAEVAYSEPVIVSTESFAVPPGNPAGITTIRDVLDNPGMKIAVLPGGFEEGILIAAKVPQSQRVIVRDNVSGVESLAAGRVDAFLLPTLSLRGMAQVNKSFEVTDPIEDAPATGSGAAFEQSQTDDVARYNEVLDEFKKGPEFADIMQRWGFDAEAALGVTTAELCEAEG from the coding sequence GTGCCTCATGATCTGTCCAGGCGGCAATTGCTGCGTGGCGCTGGGGCTTTGGCTGTCGGCGTCCCCCTGGCAGCAGCGCTGGGCGCCTGCACCTTCACCGAACCCGGCACCGGCGCACCGAAAGGCAGTGTGCTCGACCGCGGGCGGCGACAGGGCTACCTGCGCGTCGCGGTCTTCAACGAGCCGCCGTACACCAAACTCGAAGTGGACGGCACCGTGACAGGCGCCGAGCCGGACGTTCTCCGTGCGGTGTTGCAACGCCTGGGCATCGACGACATCCGAGGCGCCAGAATCGAATACGACGCGATGATCCCGTCGCTGAAATCGGGGCAGGTCGACGTCATCGCCGCGGGCCTGTTCATGAAGCAGTCACGCTGCGCCGAGGTCGCGTACTCCGAACCGGTGATCGTGTCGACCGAATCCTTCGCCGTGCCACCCGGCAACCCCGCGGGCATCACCACCATCCGCGACGTGCTGGACAACCCCGGTATGAAGATCGCTGTGCTGCCAGGCGGTTTCGAGGAAGGAATCCTCATCGCGGCCAAAGTGCCGCAGTCACAACGGGTCATCGTCCGCGACAACGTCAGTGGCGTCGAGTCACTTGCCGCAGGCCGCGTCGACGCCTTCCTGCTGCCCACCCTCTCGCTGCGGGGCATGGCTCAGGTGAACAAGAGCTTCGAGGTCACCGACCCCATCGAGGACGCACCCGCCACGGGCTCCGGTGCGGCGTTCGAGCAGTCCCAGACCGACGACGTCGCGAGGTACAACGAGGTGCTCGACGAGTTCAAGAAGGGCCCGGAATTCGCCGACATCATGCAGAGATGGGGTTTCGATGCCGAGGCGGCGCTAGGCGTCACCACAGCGGAACTCTGCGAGGCAGAGGGATAG
- a CDS encoding DUF1660 family phage protein: MTLACRVFGHDPTFRVDGRTMRWECARCGEARGAKDYASEADARRFATAFNKRDTDDMGKRAPLLGLLPLRLWRMLKRR, encoded by the coding sequence ATGACCCTGGCCTGCCGGGTGTTCGGACACGACCCCACGTTCCGCGTCGACGGCCGCACCATGCGGTGGGAGTGTGCGCGCTGCGGCGAGGCGCGCGGCGCCAAGGATTACGCCTCCGAGGCGGACGCACGTCGCTTCGCCACCGCGTTCAACAAGCGTGACACCGACGACATGGGCAAGCGCGCACCTCTGCTCGGCCTGTTGCCGCTGCGACTGTGGCGGATGCTGAAGCGGCGTTAG